The following are from one region of the Anomaloglossus baeobatrachus isolate aAnoBae1 chromosome 1, aAnoBae1.hap1, whole genome shotgun sequence genome:
- the MYORG gene encoding myogenesis-regulating glycosidase translates to MYTFLPENITPVKQKIPKEQKPLIGAVLLGILLVISAVVSWCFYSVSLRKADRLKTELLFLKKDGFVIHNHQGKVVFRMAFQSGVLDLDSCAKYGEILSCTRSEKGPLKFFVQTVIKDKATVMCYRVRWEEFVADTSILHTMYWDNAYWYGGAEMRTQHWPIKLSGYQEPKPFVTGDVYSFRDGFGGILESYWLSSNATAIKINASVPFHLGWNSTEKVFFFEARYKDSPYKPPPGKPAFPELSYRVCVGSDATSIHKYMVRRYFNKPSRIPSESAFKFPIWSTWALYKANISQEKLLNFTESIKKYDFNYSHIEIDDMYSEYYGDFDFDPVKFPDAPAMFKKLKEDGFKVTLWIYPFVNYNSSNFGVGIERGLFVKEPSGQLPAMVQWWNGIGALLDFTNPSTKEWFQNNLRQLRTKYGISSFKFDAGETSYLPSQFSTYQPLSDPNMFSRRYTEMADQFYDLAELRVGYQSQNISCFFRIIDRDSHWGYELGLKSLIPTVLTVSMLGYPFILPDMIGGNAYTNFTKDMKELYIRWLELSAFMPSMQFSIPPWLFDQEVIDIALKFTKIHESLVAPLLLELAGEVTDTGDPIIRPIWWISPNDEAAHKIDSQFLIGDTLMVAPVLEPGKQERDVYLPAGKWRSYKGELYQRTPILLTDYPVDLDEVAYFTWVS, encoded by the coding sequence ATGTACACCTTCCTGCCCGAGAACATCACTCCGGTCAAGCAGAAGATACCTAAAGAGCAGAAGCCGTTGATTGGCGCGGTCCTCCTGGGCATCCTCCTGGTGATCAGTGCCGTGGTCTCTTGGTGCTTCTATTCCGTCTCCCTACGCAAAGCCGATCGACTGAAGACTGAGCTGCTGTTCCTGAAGAAAGATGGATTCGTCATACACAACCACCAGGGCAAGGTGGTCTTCAGAATGGCCTTCCAGTCCGGTGTTCTGGATTTAGATTCCTGTGCGAAATATGGGGAGATTTTATCCTGCACTAGATCGGAAAAGGGGCCTTTGAAATTTTTCGTTCAGACTGTGATCAAGGACAAAGCCACCGTCATGTGCTACCGAGTGCGCTGGGAGGAGTTTGTGGCCGACACGTCCATCCTGCACACTATGTATTGGGATAACGCCTACTGGTACGGAGGAGCGGAGATGCGCACACAACACTGGCCCATCAAGTTATCCGGATACCAAGAGCCTAAACCTTTTGTGACCGGCGATGTCTACTCCTTCAGAGATGGTTTCGGTGGAATCTTAGAAAGTTACTGGCTCTCGTCCAATGCAACGGCCATTAAGATTAATGCATCTGTCCCCTTCCATCTTGGGTGGAACAGCACAGAAAAGGTATTTTTCTTCGAGGCGAGGTATAAAGATTCCCCTTACAAGCCTCCTCCCGGAAAACCTGCCTTCCCTGAGCTGAGTTACCGGGTGTGCGTTGGGTCTGACGCCACCTCCATTCACAAGTACATGGTGCGGAGATATTTCAATAAGCCAAGCAGAATCCCATCAGAAAGTGCCTTCAAGTTCCCGATCTGGTCCACGTGGGCGCTCTACAAAGCCAATATCAGCCAGGAGAAACTTCTGAACTTCACCGAGAGCATCAAGAAATATGATTTTAACTACAGCCACATAGAGATTGATGACATGTACTCTGAGTATTACGGGGACTTTGACTTTGATCCTGTGAAGTTTCCTGATGCTCCGGCCATGTTCAAAAAGTTGAAAGAAGACGGCTTCAAGGTGACCCTGTGGATTTATCCTTTCGTCAACTATAACTCCTCCAACTTCGGTGTTGGCATTGAGCGGGGACTATTTGTTAAGGAGCCCAGTGGTCAGCTGCCGGCCATGGTCCAGTGGTGGAATGGCATTGGGGCGCTCCTGGATTTTACCAATCCCAGTACCAAGGAGTGGTTCCAGAACAATCTACGGCAGCTCAGGACAAAATACGGAATTTCATCCTTTAAGTTTGACGCTGGAGAGACCAGTTACCTCCCCAGTCAGTTCAGCACATACCAGCCCTTGTCCGATCCGAACATGTTCAGCAGGAGGTACACAGAAATGGCAGATCAGTTTTATGACCTCGCCGAGCTCCGTGTCGGCTATCAATCTCAAAACATATCATGTTTCTTCCGAATCATTGACCGGGATTCCCACTGGGGATACGAGCTGGGGCTAAAGTCCCTGATCCCCACCGTCCTGACCGTCAGCATGTTGGGTTACCCCTTCATCTTGCCAGATATGATCGGTGGCAACGCCTACACCAACTTCACCAAAGATATGAAGGAGCTTTATATCCGGTGGCTGGAGCTCTCGGCCTTCATGCCCTCCATGCAGTTCTCCATCCCTCCTTGGCTTTTTGATCAAGAGGTCATTGATATTGCCCTGAAATTCACCAAAATCCACGAGTCTCTTGTCGCTCCTCTCTTACTGGAACTCGCTGGAGAAGTCACCGACACTGGAGATCCCATCATTCGGCCAATTTGGTGGATTTCTCCGAACGATGAAGCCGCCCATAAAATTGACTCCCAGTTTTTGATAGGAGACACCTTAATGGTGGCCCCTGTGCTGGAACCAGGGAAGCAAGAACGTGATGTCTACCTTCCGGCCGGCAAGTGGCGCAGCTACAAAGGAGAACTGTACCAGAGGACTCCCATACTCTTGACCGACTACCCCGTAGACTTGGACGAAGTGGCTTACTTCACTTGGGTGTCTTAG